In candidate division KSB1 bacterium, the genomic window ATTGCTGTGAATGATTTTTACTTATCCAGCCACTGAAGGGCATCTCCCACACAAATCTCTCCATCATCCAAAACCTCCGCATAAGCGCCGCCGCCCCAGTTATCCCACATCACATTTTTTAAACCCGGGCACGCCTCATCCATGCGCTCGCACGGCTTGGTTTCACCGGCGATTCGCAGCCGACAGGTACCGACTTGCAGAACTCGCCCTCGCGAATTAACAAGTGGCAGGCCGCTTACCAATAAATTAGCCCGCCGGGCCGAAGGTTCGACTGAGGCGCTAAGCTTTTCCATGTGACGCTGCCATACTTCCTCCTCGATAAGCGTGACCTGGCGTTTGCCGCCCTGGTTGGCATTATCTGCCAGACCTCTTCCGGCGACAAGAGAGGCGCAATTTTTTTTGTCCATTGGACCGAGCTTAAAACGCTTGATCCAGATGGCTTCGAGTTTGCCTTGACTCATAAAATGAATAAAAGAGAATGAATTTTGAAATGCAAGTAGATTGTAAATAAATTACTAATAAGTCAACTTAGTCAACTTTTTAAAAACACATTATGGAATTTGAACTTAAAAAACAAATTTTTATCAGCATCAAGTCCTTAATTCGCACGAGTTTCAAACAAAGGAACAAATTTGCATTCTTTTAAATTAATTCATGAATTCTTGAAACATTCTTGTCTAAACCTGTGGAAAGTTTTAAATTCGTAAACTTTGTATTGCAAAGTACTCTTTAATTTCGTATATTCTGAGTCAAAAAGTGAAAAAGATTCGTATTTTTTAATCAAGAACCTCTAATGCAAGGTTGTCTAGGAATAAAGAGGAGCCTCTCGTATTTTCTGAAAGGTTTGCATACCGTTTGGCGAATCCTTATATTTTTTGCAACATTTCTTTAACTAATCCTGTCTTTCTCTTAGCAATTAAAAAGCTCATTCCCTTTATGCAAATAGATATCCGCAATCTTTATAAAACCTATCCGGGTGGGGTCACTGCTCTGCAAGATGTCACCCTGGATATTTCTATAGGAATGTTTGGGCTGCTGGGCCCAAACGGGGCCGGCAAAAGTACCCTGATGAAGGTTCTAGCAACCCTTGAGAGTCCGACCTCCGGCGATGTTTTTATAAATGGTAAAAATATTCACGACCAACGGAAACAGGTTCGGCAATCACTCGGCTATTTACCGCAGGAATTTGGGGTTTATCCCCAACTCACCGGTGCGGAATTTTTAACTTACGTGGCAAAACTGCACAATCTTTCGGGTAAGAACTTAAGGAAAAGTGTAGAGGAGGCGTTAGTGAATGTCAGGCTTTACGAAGTTCGTGACCGGAAAGCAAAGACCTACTCCGGCGGCATGCTGCGGCGTTTAGGAATCGCACAAGCATTAATTAGCGATCCGAAGATTCTCATTGTTGACGAACCCACCGTAGGTCTTGATCCGGAGGAACGGATTCGCTTTCGGAACCTCCTTACTGAAATCAGCCACAATAAAATAATCATTCTCAGCACACATATCGTGGCGGATATTTCAAGCACTTGTAATGATTTGGCTTTGCTTTCGCATGGAAAAGTAGTCTTCCGTGGTTTGCCGCAGGAGATCATTTCCAAAGCCTCCGGCAAAGTCTGGCAAGTTGAGTGCGAAGAAAGCGACTTTAAGAAGATTGCCGACCGCATGCAGATTATTTCATCGATATCCAGGGAGCGGCATTTGCGGTTGCGCGTCGTCGGAGATTCGGTTGCCGGATTTGACATGAAGCCAGTGCCGCCAAATCTCGAAGATGCTTATATGTATTTTATGGAGACTGAGGCGGGTGAACATGTGGAGGAAGAGGTTGAGGAGGTGGAAAATTGAGTAAAGTTTTTTAGATAGGATAGCGAATGACGCAGCATTTTAATCGTATCACGGAAAAAGCCAGACGAAAACAGCTAC contains:
- a CDS encoding MOSC domain-containing protein; this encodes MSQGKLEAIWIKRFKLGPMDKKNCASLVAGRGLADNANQGGKRQVTLIEEEVWQRHMEKLSASVEPSARRANLLVSGLPLVNSRGRVLQVGTCRLRIAGETKPCERMDEACPGLKNVMWDNWGGGAYAEVLDDGEICVGDALQWLDK
- a CDS encoding ABC transporter ATP-binding protein, coding for MQIDIRNLYKTYPGGVTALQDVTLDISIGMFGLLGPNGAGKSTLMKVLATLESPTSGDVFINGKNIHDQRKQVRQSLGYLPQEFGVYPQLTGAEFLTYVAKLHNLSGKNLRKSVEEALVNVRLYEVRDRKAKTYSGGMLRRLGIAQALISDPKILIVDEPTVGLDPEERIRFRNLLTEISHNKIIILSTHIVADISSTCNDLALLSHGKVVFRGLPQEIISKASGKVWQVECEESDFKKIADRMQIISSISRERHLRLRVVGDSVAGFDMKPVPPNLEDAYMYFMETEAGEHVEEEVEEVEN